A window of Sphingobium sp. TKS genomic DNA:
CAATGCCCGGTGAAGGCCGTGTTCCGGCGGGTCGGCGAACGCCAGCACATGCTCTTCGGGCCAGCCGCGCTCGCGATAACGCTTCGCCACCTCTTCGGACACCGACGTCTGCCGGTTGATCATGATCGGCGTCTTGCTCGAAAAGATCCCGGGATTGCTGTTGACATAATTGATGTCGTCATAACGGCTGACGATGTACATCCCCGTACCGGGGTCCCGGTATACCGGCGCTTCTTCCAGCAACCGATTTAGGAAAGGGAAAGGGCATCGCTGCACTTCACCCGATGTGTAGCTACCCAGGTCATCCTTCACGGTTTCCATATTCCTGCTCCACTGACTGCCGGTTCCGACTTTCTTGCGAAGTCGTTCGGACGTCATTCAAAACTTACTGGTTCGTCCTAGCAGACGCGCTGCATGCAGCCTGTCACCGAGCACCGGGACAGCGCGCACTAATCATGCGGCCAGAGCGGACGCACCGCTCTGGGCAACTTGCTCATCCTGATCGGGCAGCACTCCCGATACTCCGATGGCGCCGACACAATACCCGTCCTGCCGGAGCGGGATGCCCCCACGAAACGGATAAATTCCTGCTATCGCGGTCATCGACGGCAGAGCGGCGACGGCTTGTTCCAACGCGGCGGTGGACATGTTGAGTTCTACCGCCGTGCGCGCCTTTCCCTCGGCTACCCGCAACGAGATGAGCGGCGCATCTTCAAGCCGATCCAGACGCAGCAGATGGCCGCCTTCATCGACGATGCAGATCGTCACCGCAAAGCCGCCTGCCGCTGCGGCCGCATGCGCTTTGGCCATGATCCCATCGATCTCGGCGGGTGTGAGACGCGGTCGAAAAAGCATAGTCATTCCTCTCCCGCCGCCAAGGGCGCCGTGCTCATGCCTTCACCTTCTCCGTCCAGCGGCGCCGTCCGGTACATGTCCAGGATGAAGGCGTCGATTTCCCTGTCTGTCCTGCTGCGTGCCAACTCGCACATATATTTCGCATCTTCCCCCACAGGGTAGCGCGTTTCGGGCGTCTTCACCTTCAAGGCGTGAAGCACCACCGCAGCAAGAGCATCGGGAGAGGTAAATTTCTCGGCAGCCAGACCTTCGTCAGCCCTGTACTTCATCTGTCGGTAAAGCCGCCCGTAAAGGGCTGCCTCTTCCTCCGGCAGATGGGTTATCACCTGCGCGAGCGATGCCTGGCTGCGCCGCATCATCTGGGTATCAAGAGCGCCCGGCTGCATAAGCACGACATCGACGCCCCAGGCGCTCGCCTCCTGCCGCATGACATCGACCAACCCTTCGAGTGCAAACTTGGAAGCGACATAACTCGCCATTACGGGTGTCGCGACGACACCCGACCAGGACCCCGTCAATATGATGCGACCCCGCGTCCGCCTGAGCGCGGGCAGGCATGCCTGATAGACAGCGAGATTGGAGAAACAGTTGATCTCCATCGTACGACGGAACACGTCCAAGGGGGTCATTTCGGCCGGAGCGAAGGGTGCCACGGCAGCGCAAATGACGACTGCGTTCAACGACCCGAGTTTGCTTATCAGACGCTCGACTTGCGCCCGGAGCTCCTCGGGATGGGAAAGGTCGGCATGTTCCAGCGCCGCGCAGTCTGGGAATGCCTTGGAGAAGGGGAAGATCGCTTCGGGGCGCGAAACGGTTGCAGCCACCTGGTAGCCCGCCTCCAGTAGCGCTTTCGTGACCGACAGGCCCATCCCCCCGTTCCCACCGATCACGAGGGCGGCGGGCGCGGTCAAAGCTGCCTTCCCTGGCGCATCAGCCTCACAGCGATTCTCTAACGAGAGCAAGCGTACCATGGTCCTCGACCGCGGTGGAGACCCGGAGCAGCGCCACGGCCATTGTCTCCCAGCCATAGCTTTCCGGCGGACAAGTCAACCATCCGATATACAGCGTCCAGAGGGCCGCGCGCCTATGCTCGGTCCAGAGCACTTCGGGTGAGGGAGGTGTCCGCACGCCCAATTCGATCAGCTTGTCGCGGTAATATTCAAGCAAAGCCCGCTCATACGCGCGTCGCTCCGCAATCGATAACGCGGTGTTGATGATATAGGTGACGTCGTGAAGCGCGAAGCCCTTCACGCATAACTGCCAATCATGCAGACCCACACTGCCGTCCGGCATGCGATAGGTGTTGCCGATATGAAGATCCCCATGGAGCAACGTCTGCGGCAAGGTTGCCTGATGCTGCTTGTTCGCGCACATGCCCGCGAACAGTTCGCGTTCGGTGGTACCCAGCCGCTCCAGCAATTCCCGCTTGAATTTGTGAAGCTCCAACTGACTGCGAATGCCTTCTTCAGGAATGACGCTTCGCATATGGTCTTCCACGCCGCCGCGGAGATGGGTTTCGACCCAGGCCATATCTCCAACGAACCGGTCGCTTTCCCAAAAGGTCGCATGAACCTTGGCGATGGCGTCGAGTATGCGCTTTACATTCTCGACGCCCACCGCATCGAGATTGCTCGGGAAGGTCGCCCCCCGTTGCGTGACGTCCTCCATGATTAGCAGGTAGCGCTTCGTCGCCCGATCGAAGTAGCCACCAAGCGAGCCCGGGGCCTCGATGGCAAGGGACGGCCTTATGCGGTTATAGAAATTTACCTCATTCGCGAATAATCCGTCGAGCTGACAGTACCACGCATCCGTGCCCTTTTTGCGCGGATCGAAGGATAACTTAAGGATGACGTCACGGGGCAGGTCAGCCGGAGAACCATCCGAATAATCAAGTGTTGCCGTAGCCCGCGCCGATGTCGAA
This region includes:
- a CDS encoding GlcG/HbpS family heme-binding protein, translating into MTMLFRPRLTPAEIDGIMAKAHAAAAAGGFAVTICIVDEGGHLLRLDRLEDAPLISLRVAEGKARTAVELNMSTAALEQAVAALPSMTAIAGIYPFRGGIPLRQDGYCVGAIGVSGVLPDQDEQVAQSGASALAA
- a CDS encoding SDR family NAD(P)-dependent oxidoreductase, which produces MTAPAALVIGGNGGMGLSVTKALLEAGYQVAATVSRPEAIFPFSKAFPDCAALEHADLSHPEELRAQVERLISKLGSLNAVVICAAVAPFAPAEMTPLDVFRRTMEINCFSNLAVYQACLPALRRTRGRIILTGSWSGVVATPVMASYVASKFALEGLVDVMRQEASAWGVDVVLMQPGALDTQMMRRSQASLAQVITHLPEEEAALYGRLYRQMKYRADEGLAAEKFTSPDALAAVVLHALKVKTPETRYPVGEDAKYMCELARSRTDREIDAFILDMYRTAPLDGEGEGMSTAPLAAGEE
- a CDS encoding phosphotransferase, with protein sequence MQIPPSPYELTPGLLSDIVSQVVPGATVGGVSIVKSHEYGDGDVSTSARATATLDYSDGSPADLPRDVILKLSFDPRKKGTDAWYCQLDGLFANEVNFYNRIRPSLAIEAPGSLGGYFDRATKRYLLIMEDVTQRGATFPSNLDAVGVENVKRILDAIAKVHATFWESDRFVGDMAWVETHLRGGVEDHMRSVIPEEGIRSQLELHKFKRELLERLGTTERELFAGMCANKQHQATLPQTLLHGDLHIGNTYRMPDGSVGLHDWQLCVKGFALHDVTYIINTALSIAERRAYERALLEYYRDKLIELGVRTPPSPEVLWTEHRRAALWTLYIGWLTCPPESYGWETMAVALLRVSTAVEDHGTLALVRESL